A single window of Dermacentor albipictus isolate Rhodes 1998 colony chromosome 1, USDA_Dalb.pri_finalv2, whole genome shotgun sequence DNA harbors:
- the LOC135906683 gene encoding LIM/homeobox protein Lhx3-like, protein MVGQDSGTNVCPPTLFPHVGRCLPPCGGQNKMCEEQHLHGFEYPASIPKCAGCEKPILDRFILKVLERSWHARCLKCADCQAQLANKCFARNGHVYCKDDFFKRYGTKCAGCELGIPPTQVVRRAQDNVYHLHCFACILCKRQLNTGDEFYLMEDNKLVCKADYEAAKAREGSSKRPRTTITAKQLETLKSAYNNSPKPARHVREQLSQDTGLDMRVVQVWFQNRRAKEKRLKKDAGKTRWGDFFRSSSGATIKRDVKDHPEDSEPFGLTGSDPEGSPGQQSGHSGASSYFPASPGGQLGPHFGLPSDQFPGRGDDTYGEFPPSPASWLEDMDSTPSSANF, encoded by the exons ATGGTGGGCCAGGATAGTGGCACCAACGTGTGCCCTCCTACTCTATTTCCCCATGTGGGGCGATGTCTGCCACCTTGTGGGGGTCAAAACAAGATGTGTGAGGAACAGCACTTGCACGGTTTCGAGTACCCCG CGAGCATCCCTAAGTGCGCCGGCTGCGAGAAACCCATCCTGGACCGGTTCATCCTCAAGGTGCTGGAGCGGTCGTGGCATGCGCGCTGCCTCAAGTGCGCCGACTGCCAGGCGCAGCTGGCCAACAAGTGCTTCGCTCGCAACGGGCACGTCTACTGCAAGGACGACTTCTTCAA GCGATACGGCACCAAGTGCGCTGGCTGTGAGCTGGGCATCCCGCCGACGCAAGTGGTGCGCCGCGCGCAGGACAACGTGTACCACTTGCACTGCTTCGCCTGCATCCTGTGCAAGCGGCAGCTGAACACGGGCGACGAGTTCTACCTCATGGAGGACAACAAGCTGGTCTGCAAGGCCGACTACGAGGCGGCCAAGGCGCGCGAGGGCTCCAGCAAGCGGCCGCGCACCACCATCACGGCCAAGCAGCTGGAGACGCTCAAGAGCGCCTACAACAACAGCCCCAAGCCGGCGCGCCACGTGCGCGAGCAGTTGTCGCAAGACACGGGGCTCGACATGCGCGTCGTGCAGGTCTGGTTCCAGAACCGGCGCGCGAAGGAGAAGCGCCTCAAGAAGGACGCCGGCAAGACCCGCTGGGGAGACTTCTTCCGCTCCTCGTCCGGCGCCACCATCAAGCGAGACGTCAAAGACCACCCAG AGGACTCTGAGCCGTTCGGGCTGACCGGCAGCGACCCTGAGGGCTCCCCGGGCCAGCAGTCGGGCCACAGCGGCGCCTCGTCCTACTTCCCGGCCAGTCCCGGGGGTCAGCTGGGGCCCCACTTCGGCCTTCCCAGCGACCAGTTCCCGGGTCGCGGAGACGACACCTACGGCGAGTTCCCGCCCAGCCCAGCCTCGTGGCTTGAGGACATGGACAGCACACCTTCGTCGGCGAACTTCTGA